In Archangium violaceum, the following are encoded in one genomic region:
- a CDS encoding Uma2 family endonuclease, with amino-acid sequence MGQHAKESGDAFPRAPTQEEWEAMGPEERARVVESLPGEVTWDEMAMPEGDRHFRAKVQTLDVLEGYFTHQRRKVYLGAELPVYYPGERRFAPDLLAVLDVEQHERDKWVVSHEGKGLDWVLEVHVGGDRKKDAEYNVERYARLGVPEYFIYDRSRQRLEAYRLATPEARRYERLEAKQGRYVSEVLGLEFEVTGDELRLWAGNALLLESGEMLARLREKLEEVRQRADAEARQREEEEQRREEAERRVAELQAEVERLRHRGQ; translated from the coding sequence ATGGGACAGCACGCGAAAGAGAGTGGAGACGCCTTCCCCCGGGCGCCGACGCAGGAAGAGTGGGAGGCGATGGGACCGGAGGAGAGGGCCCGGGTGGTGGAGTCACTGCCCGGGGAGGTGACGTGGGACGAGATGGCGATGCCGGAGGGGGACAGACACTTCCGGGCCAAGGTGCAGACGCTAGACGTGCTGGAGGGTTACTTCACGCACCAGCGGCGCAAGGTGTACCTGGGGGCGGAGCTGCCGGTGTACTACCCGGGCGAACGGCGCTTCGCGCCGGACCTGCTGGCGGTGCTGGATGTGGAGCAGCACGAGCGGGACAAGTGGGTGGTGAGCCACGAGGGGAAGGGGCTGGACTGGGTGCTGGAGGTGCACGTGGGCGGCGACCGGAAGAAGGACGCCGAGTACAACGTGGAGCGCTACGCCCGGCTGGGCGTCCCCGAGTACTTCATCTACGACCGGTCGAGACAGCGGCTGGAGGCCTACCGGCTGGCCACGCCCGAGGCGAGGCGGTACGAGCGGCTGGAGGCGAAACAGGGCCGGTACGTGTCGGAGGTGTTGGGGCTGGAGTTCGAGGTGACGGGGGACGAGTTGCGGCTGTGGGCGGGCAACGCGCTACTGCTGGAGTCGGGAGAAATGCTCGCGCGGCTGCGGGAGAAGTTGGAGGAGGTGCGGCAGCGAGCGGACGCGGAGGCGCGACAGCGCGAGGAGGAGGAACAACGGAGAGAGGAGGCGGAGCGGCGCGTGGCGGAGCTGCAAGCCGAAGTGGAGCGCCTCCGGCACCGCGGCCAGTGA
- a CDS encoding homoserine O-acetyltransferase family protein, with product MSTPSRVFDLPLPDLPLEAGARVTSHTARGWWWGPEQDLPWLRARAHMLPEETVRETALRVVRRTKEELRRLAETPRQNQHRSPDATVPTVLLIHALTGDMRAGDAGGWWEPVIGAGRALDPERVRLLCFNNLGSCYGSSGPADEGFPSRVEDHGAEANARPEEHHLPATITPWDQARAILQALDALGIERVSLATGGSLGGMILLCLAALAPERFERICPIAAAEVASTWVVGWNHVARQALLLDPDFPEAPARGLEVARQLAMLTYRAEPGLESRQGRHQPRPGETRARGWSPRALYPIQSYLEHQGEKLRERFDAKSYLALLGAMDHHDLSRTPRGDAGGTWGVSRIRASALCVGIDQDQLFYPEHMEKLTERLRALGRHAEYAELSSPHGHDGFLIEWEPLEELLRRALALPPAGGEPLSRRGEGGEEAVAGVLAEALAVTRAPRAGVTR from the coding sequence ATGTCCACACCGTCCCGAGTCTTCGATCTGCCGCTTCCCGACCTGCCGCTCGAAGCAGGAGCGCGAGTCACGTCCCACACCGCGCGAGGCTGGTGGTGGGGACCGGAGCAGGACCTGCCGTGGCTGAGAGCACGGGCCCACATGCTCCCGGAGGAGACGGTGCGCGAGACCGCTCTTCGAGTCGTGCGCCGGACGAAGGAGGAGCTGCGCCGGCTCGCCGAGACGCCGCGCCAGAACCAGCACAGGAGCCCGGATGCCACCGTGCCCACGGTGCTGCTGATCCACGCGCTCACGGGAGACATGAGAGCGGGAGACGCGGGGGGATGGTGGGAGCCGGTCATCGGAGCGGGCCGGGCGCTGGATCCGGAGCGGGTGCGCCTGCTGTGCTTCAACAACCTGGGCTCCTGTTACGGGAGCTCGGGCCCGGCGGACGAGGGCTTCCCGTCGCGCGTGGAAGACCACGGAGCCGAAGCAAACGCGCGGCCCGAGGAGCACCACCTGCCAGCCACCATCACGCCCTGGGACCAGGCGCGCGCCATCCTGCAGGCACTGGACGCGCTGGGAATCGAGCGGGTGTCACTCGCCACGGGAGGCTCGCTGGGAGGGATGATCCTCCTGTGCCTGGCGGCGCTGGCGCCGGAGCGCTTCGAGCGCATCTGTCCCATCGCCGCGGCCGAGGTGGCGAGCACATGGGTGGTGGGGTGGAACCACGTGGCGAGGCAGGCGCTGCTGCTGGACCCCGACTTCCCGGAGGCGCCGGCGAGGGGACTGGAGGTGGCGAGGCAGCTGGCCATGCTCACCTACCGCGCGGAGCCAGGACTGGAGTCACGCCAGGGAAGACACCAACCCCGGCCGGGGGAGACGAGGGCGCGCGGCTGGTCCCCGCGAGCGCTCTACCCCATCCAGAGCTACCTGGAGCACCAGGGCGAGAAGCTGCGGGAGCGCTTCGACGCGAAATCCTACCTGGCGCTGCTGGGGGCGATGGACCATCACGATCTCTCGCGCACGCCGCGAGGAGACGCGGGCGGAACGTGGGGGGTGTCGCGCATCCGGGCGAGCGCGCTGTGCGTGGGAATCGACCAGGACCAGCTCTTCTACCCCGAGCACATGGAGAAGCTGACGGAGCGCCTGCGCGCGCTCGGGCGCCACGCGGAGTACGCCGAGCTCTCCAGTCCCCACGGGCATGACGGCTTCCTCATCGAGTGGGAGCCGCTGGAGGAGCTGCTGCGGCGCGCGCTCGCCCTGCCCCCCGCGGGAGGCGAACCGCTGTCACGGAGGGGAGAGGGAGGCGAGGAGGCGGTGGCGGGAGTGCTGGCCGAAGCTCTCGCGGTGACTCGCGCGCCCCGGGCCGGGGTGACACGGTAG
- a CDS encoding O-acetylhomoserine aminocarboxypropyltransferase/cysteine synthase family protein — protein sequence MSTNPSQSQHFETLALHAGYEPDPTTGARAVPIYQTTSYRFRNAQHAADLFALKEPGNIYTRIMNPTTDVFEKRIAALEGGVGALAVASGQAAQTLALLNILKAGDEFVSATSLYGGTYNLFKVTLPRLGIHARFVDANKPDEVRAAIGPKTKALYIEAIGNPRLDVPDFEALGEVAREAGIPLIVDNTALSPALFNPLRHGANIVVHSATKYIGGHGTSIGGVIVDGGNFPWNNGRFPEFTEPNPGYHGLKLHEALGPAAFIGKARLEGLRDLGPSLSPFNAHAFILGLETLTLRLQRHSENALAVAKWLKRNPKVEWVRYPGLEEDPSFANVKKYLRNGAGGLVTFGVRGGVDAGRRLIDGVKLWSLLANIGDTRSLIIHPASTTHQQLTPEERLSTGVTDGLVRLSVGIEHIDDILADLEQALAKA from the coding sequence ATGAGCACGAATCCGTCGCAGTCGCAGCACTTCGAGACCCTGGCCCTGCACGCTGGCTACGAGCCCGACCCGACCACGGGGGCGAGGGCGGTGCCCATCTACCAGACGACGAGCTACCGCTTCCGCAACGCGCAGCACGCGGCGGATCTGTTCGCGCTCAAGGAGCCGGGCAACATCTACACGCGCATCATGAACCCCACGACGGACGTCTTCGAGAAGCGCATCGCGGCGCTCGAGGGCGGAGTGGGGGCGCTGGCGGTGGCGTCGGGGCAGGCGGCGCAGACGCTGGCGCTGTTGAACATCCTCAAGGCGGGAGACGAGTTCGTCTCGGCCACGAGCCTGTATGGAGGGACGTACAACCTCTTCAAGGTGACGCTGCCGAGGCTGGGCATCCACGCGCGGTTCGTGGACGCGAACAAGCCGGACGAGGTGCGCGCGGCCATCGGGCCGAAGACGAAGGCGCTCTACATCGAGGCGATCGGCAACCCGCGCCTGGACGTGCCGGACTTCGAGGCGTTGGGGGAGGTGGCGCGCGAGGCGGGGATTCCGCTCATCGTGGACAACACGGCGCTGAGCCCGGCGCTGTTCAATCCGCTGCGGCACGGGGCGAACATCGTGGTGCACAGCGCGACGAAGTACATCGGCGGGCACGGCACCTCGATTGGAGGGGTCATCGTGGACGGGGGTAACTTCCCGTGGAACAACGGCCGCTTCCCCGAGTTCACGGAGCCGAACCCGGGCTATCACGGGCTGAAGCTGCACGAGGCGCTGGGCCCGGCGGCGTTCATCGGCAAGGCGCGGCTCGAGGGATTGAGGGACCTGGGCCCATCGCTGAGCCCGTTCAACGCGCACGCGTTCATCCTGGGGCTGGAGACGCTGACGCTGCGCTTGCAGAGGCACTCGGAGAACGCGCTGGCGGTGGCGAAGTGGCTGAAGAGGAACCCGAAGGTGGAGTGGGTGCGCTACCCGGGACTGGAGGAGGATCCGTCGTTCGCGAACGTGAAGAAGTACCTGCGCAACGGAGCGGGGGGACTGGTGACGTTCGGGGTGCGAGGAGGAGTGGATGCGGGCCGGAGGCTCATCGATGGCGTGAAGCTGTGGAGCCTGCTGGCGAACATCGGAGACACACGGTCGCTGATCATCCACCCGGCGAGCACGACGCATCAGCAGTTGACGCCGGAGGAGAGGCTGAGCACGGGAGTGACGGATGGGCTGGTGAGGCTGTCGGTGGGAATCGAGCACATCGACGACATCCTCGCGGACCTGGAGCAAGCGCTCGCGAAGGCCTGA
- a CDS encoding sugar transferase — MHALRASVRVGLLLAADTAAFLVARTALHFLLNRQLLRPLDAATRWVVPALGPYGGWQMGAALLVGLLVAGAYRSGDAWRSPQRTLSGVMLAVGLVLWGDLWLRDIAPVLVHYLTAVAGLGTCVLVARFGVDRFVTWLAHLFHSPVERVLLVGEPDEPFSQKVVGRLSRHGSMELAGWITDQSPAPGSIQREGVLGSLDDLWSILKDNPIDTVVLCGQIGDTQHKLLMEAVVSAGVRLLAVSRYDRLGWVRPAPISYRSVSFMELTVPSLRAQQMWIKRMVDLTAAGLGLLVISPLLTLIAIAIKLDSRGPVFFAQERVGLGGRTFRMMKFRTMRVGADAEKAQLAHLNTSGDARLFKIPNDPRVTRVGVFLRKWSLDELPQLFNVLRGDMSLVGPRPFFEKDLATYHEHHFGRLGALPGITGLWQVSGRSSITDFEEVVRLDCEYIHRWSLWLDIEILLKTLPAVLRRTGAY, encoded by the coding sequence ATGCACGCACTGCGTGCCTCCGTGCGTGTCGGCTTGTTGCTGGCCGCGGACACCGCCGCCTTCCTCGTCGCCCGGACCGCCCTGCATTTCCTGCTCAACCGTCAGCTGCTCAGGCCCCTCGATGCGGCGACCCGCTGGGTCGTCCCCGCTCTGGGCCCCTACGGCGGGTGGCAGATGGGCGCCGCCCTTCTGGTGGGCCTGCTGGTGGCGGGTGCCTACCGCTCGGGAGATGCCTGGCGCTCGCCCCAGCGCACCCTCAGTGGTGTCATGCTCGCCGTGGGTCTGGTGCTCTGGGGAGACCTGTGGCTGCGCGACATCGCCCCCGTGCTGGTGCACTACCTGACGGCGGTCGCGGGTCTGGGCACCTGTGTCCTGGTGGCCCGCTTCGGGGTGGACCGCTTCGTCACGTGGCTGGCCCACCTCTTCCACTCCCCCGTCGAGCGCGTGCTGCTGGTGGGAGAGCCGGACGAGCCCTTCTCCCAGAAGGTCGTCGGGCGCCTGTCCCGCCACGGCAGCATGGAGCTGGCCGGGTGGATCACCGACCAGTCGCCCGCACCGGGCAGCATCCAGCGCGAGGGCGTGCTGGGCTCCCTGGATGACCTGTGGAGCATCCTCAAGGACAACCCCATCGACACCGTGGTGCTCTGCGGTCAGATCGGCGACACCCAGCACAAGCTGCTCATGGAGGCCGTGGTGTCCGCCGGTGTCCGGCTGCTGGCCGTGTCCCGCTACGACCGGCTCGGCTGGGTCCGCCCCGCGCCCATCTCCTACCGCTCCGTGTCCTTCATGGAGCTGACGGTGCCCTCGCTGCGCGCGCAGCAGATGTGGATCAAACGGATGGTGGACCTGACGGCCGCGGGGCTGGGGCTGCTGGTCATCTCCCCGCTGCTCACGCTCATCGCCATCGCCATCAAGCTCGACTCGCGCGGGCCCGTCTTCTTCGCCCAGGAGCGGGTAGGGCTCGGGGGCCGCACCTTCCGCATGATGAAGTTCCGCACCATGCGGGTGGGCGCCGACGCGGAGAAGGCCCAGCTGGCCCACCTCAACACCAGCGGCGACGCGCGCCTGTTCAAGATTCCCAATGACCCGCGTGTCACCCGCGTGGGCGTCTTCCTGCGCAAGTGGAGCCTGGACGAGCTGCCCCAGCTCTTCAACGTGCTGCGCGGGGACATGTCGCTGGTGGGGCCACGGCCCTTCTTCGAGAAGGACCTGGCCACCTACCACGAGCACCACTTCGGCCGGCTGGGCGCCCTGCCCGGCATCACCGGCCTGTGGCAGGTCAGTGGCCGCAGCTCCATCACCGACTTCGAGGAGGTGGTCCGGCTCGACTGCGAGTACATCCACCGCTGGTCGCTCTGGCTGGACATCGAGATCCTCCTCAAGACGCTGCCGGCCGTGCTGAGGCGCACCGGCGCCTACTGA
- the deoD gene encoding purine-nucleoside phosphorylase — translation MPTPHISAAAGDFADVVLMPGDPLRARYIAQRFLQDAREVTSVRNMYGYTGVARGRKVSVMGHGMGIPSISIYATELIQQYGSRVLIRVGSCGALRHDVKLREVIVALGAGTDSKVNRMRLQDHDFPAVADFALARQAVEAAEKRGKPVRVGSVFTSDLFYGPAGQTYEVHERMGMLAVEMEVAGLYGVAAEYGARALALLTVSDHLRTKEALSPEERQTTFDEMIELALDVAAAQ, via the coding sequence ATGCCTACTCCTCACATCTCCGCCGCGGCGGGGGACTTCGCCGACGTGGTGCTCATGCCCGGCGACCCGCTGCGCGCCCGCTACATCGCCCAGCGCTTCCTCCAGGACGCGCGTGAAGTCACCTCCGTGCGCAACATGTACGGCTACACGGGCGTCGCCCGCGGCCGGAAGGTGTCCGTCATGGGCCATGGAATGGGGATTCCCTCCATCTCCATCTACGCCACCGAGCTCATCCAGCAGTACGGATCCCGCGTGCTCATCCGCGTGGGCAGCTGCGGCGCGCTGCGCCACGACGTGAAGCTGCGCGAGGTCATCGTCGCGCTCGGCGCGGGCACCGACTCCAAGGTGAACCGCATGCGCCTGCAGGACCACGATTTCCCCGCGGTGGCGGACTTCGCGCTGGCCCGGCAGGCGGTGGAGGCCGCCGAGAAGCGTGGCAAGCCGGTGCGCGTGGGCTCCGTCTTCACCTCGGACCTCTTCTACGGTCCGGCGGGACAGACGTACGAGGTCCACGAGCGCATGGGCATGCTCGCGGTGGAGATGGAAGTGGCGGGCCTGTACGGCGTGGCGGCCGAGTACGGCGCCCGTGCGCTCGCGCTGCTCACCGTCTCGGACCACCTGAGGACCAAGGAGGCCCTCAGCCCCGAGGAGCGGCAGACCACGTTCGACGAGATGATCGAGCTGGCCCTGGACGTGGCCGCCGCTCAGTAG
- the pruA gene encoding L-glutamate gamma-semialdehyde dehydrogenase, with protein sequence MINANVRVPPPQNEPVLSHAPGTPERAELQATLKRMASEQIDIPIVIGGKRIKSGKTDTVRMPHRHSHVLATVHEADASHVEQAIQAALAAKDEWARMPFVERAAIFLRAAELLATKYRPILNASTMLGQSKTAHQAEIDAACEAIDFLRFNVHFAERLLSEQPVSSPQMWNMLDYRPLDGFVFAVAPFNFTSIALNLSVAPAIMGNVVLFKPSTTAALSNWYNLELLREAGLPDGVINMLPGDGPTVGNPVMASPHLGGIHFTGSTPTFQGMWRTVGENIARYKQYPRLVGETGGKDFIFVHPSAAEDLEAVATAIVRGGYEYQGQKCSAASRIYVPESLWPKLKPRLQEMIAELRMGDITDFRNFMGAVIDEKSFKRTSSYIELAKQGGEASIVSGGETDRSEGWFVKPTLVQVTNPRHRLMQEEIFAPVVTLYVYPDAKFEETLRECDAGATYALTGAVFARDRKAISTAMNTLRHSAGNFYVNDKPTGAVVGQQPFGGSRASGTNDKAGSMLNLVRWTSPRTIKENFVPPTRVPYPFMNP encoded by the coding sequence GTGATCAACGCCAACGTCCGCGTTCCCCCGCCGCAGAACGAGCCCGTCCTCTCCCACGCGCCCGGCACGCCCGAGCGCGCCGAGCTGCAGGCCACGCTCAAGCGCATGGCCTCCGAGCAGATCGACATTCCCATCGTCATCGGCGGCAAGCGCATCAAGTCCGGCAAGACGGACACGGTGAGGATGCCGCACCGGCACTCGCACGTGCTGGCCACGGTGCACGAGGCGGACGCCAGCCACGTGGAGCAGGCCATCCAGGCGGCGCTGGCGGCCAAGGACGAGTGGGCGCGGATGCCCTTCGTGGAGCGGGCGGCCATCTTCCTGCGCGCCGCGGAGCTGCTGGCCACGAAGTACCGCCCCATCCTGAACGCCTCCACCATGCTGGGCCAGTCGAAGACGGCGCACCAGGCGGAGATCGACGCGGCGTGCGAGGCCATCGACTTCCTGCGCTTCAACGTGCACTTCGCCGAGCGGCTCCTGTCGGAGCAGCCGGTGAGCTCGCCGCAGATGTGGAACATGCTGGACTACCGTCCGCTGGACGGGTTCGTGTTCGCGGTGGCGCCGTTCAACTTCACGTCCATCGCGCTGAACCTGAGCGTGGCGCCGGCCATCATGGGCAACGTGGTGCTGTTCAAGCCGTCGACCACGGCGGCGCTCAGCAACTGGTACAACCTGGAGCTGCTGCGCGAGGCGGGCCTGCCCGACGGCGTCATCAACATGCTGCCGGGCGACGGCCCCACGGTGGGCAACCCCGTCATGGCCAGCCCGCACCTGGGCGGCATCCACTTCACCGGCTCCACGCCGACGTTCCAGGGCATGTGGCGCACGGTGGGTGAGAACATCGCCCGCTACAAGCAGTACCCGCGGCTGGTGGGCGAGACGGGCGGCAAGGACTTCATCTTCGTGCACCCCTCGGCGGCGGAGGACCTGGAGGCGGTGGCCACGGCCATCGTGCGCGGCGGCTACGAGTACCAGGGCCAGAAGTGCTCGGCGGCCTCGCGCATCTACGTGCCCGAGTCCCTGTGGCCCAAGCTCAAGCCGCGCCTGCAGGAGATGATCGCCGAGCTGCGCATGGGCGACATCACCGACTTCCGCAACTTCATGGGCGCGGTCATCGACGAGAAGTCCTTCAAGCGGACGTCCTCGTACATCGAGCTGGCGAAGCAGGGCGGCGAGGCGAGCATCGTGTCCGGCGGCGAGACGGACCGGAGCGAGGGCTGGTTCGTGAAGCCCACGCTGGTGCAGGTGACCAATCCGCGGCACCGTCTGATGCAGGAGGAGATCTTCGCGCCGGTGGTGACGCTGTACGTGTACCCGGACGCGAAGTTCGAGGAGACGCTGCGCGAGTGCGACGCGGGCGCCACGTACGCGCTGACGGGCGCCGTCTTCGCGCGCGATCGCAAGGCCATCTCCACGGCGATGAACACGCTGCGGCACTCGGCGGGCAACTTCTACGTCAACGACAAGCCCACCGGCGCCGTGGTGGGGCAGCAGCCCTTCGGCGGCTCGCGCGCCTCGGGCACCAATGACAAGGCGGGCTCCATGCTGAACCTGGTGCGGTGGACCTCTCCGCGCACCATCAAGGAGAACTTCGTCCCGCCCACCCGCGTCCCCTACCCCTTCATGAACCCGTAG
- a CDS encoding aldo/keto reductase, translating into MAEERMLPRFQPRRQLGRTGFQATVVGIGDLADRSVPLERCVATLHRAMDAGLNLIDTAPGYEDGYSEQIVGEALRGRREGMFVIDKVDFLDQPVAPQVEESLRRLQLEAVDLFVFHNVSVPATWERLAAPGGGMEELERCVRQGKARFRGISSHHPDVLRAALESGRCDVVMFPVGPFVHPRYVEEILPLAKSKGVGTVCFKTFGAGKLLVDTEGYGRPLQARPRGKVSSGGSDDTEAEPSLPHLGVEECVRYTLTLEPDVALLGMSFPNEQDAALHAAAAFQPLTSAQMADVRRRAVQAIEGKGSVWWNP; encoded by the coding sequence ATGGCAGAAGAACGAATGCTTCCCCGCTTCCAGCCCCGCCGGCAGCTCGGGCGTACCGGCTTCCAGGCCACCGTGGTGGGCATCGGCGACCTGGCCGACCGCTCGGTCCCGCTGGAGCGGTGCGTGGCCACGCTGCACCGCGCCATGGACGCCGGGCTCAACCTCATCGACACCGCCCCCGGCTACGAGGACGGCTACAGCGAGCAGATCGTCGGCGAGGCCCTGCGCGGCCGGCGCGAGGGCATGTTCGTCATCGACAAGGTGGACTTCCTGGATCAGCCGGTGGCCCCGCAGGTGGAGGAGAGCCTGCGCCGGCTCCAGCTGGAGGCGGTGGACCTGTTCGTCTTCCACAACGTCTCCGTGCCGGCCACCTGGGAGCGGCTCGCCGCGCCGGGCGGGGGCATGGAGGAGCTGGAGCGCTGCGTGCGCCAGGGCAAGGCGCGCTTCCGAGGCATCTCCAGCCACCACCCGGACGTGCTGCGCGCGGCGCTCGAGTCCGGCCGCTGCGACGTGGTGATGTTCCCCGTGGGGCCCTTCGTCCACCCGCGCTACGTGGAGGAGATATTGCCGCTGGCGAAGTCCAAGGGCGTGGGCACGGTGTGCTTCAAGACCTTCGGGGCCGGCAAGCTGCTCGTGGACACCGAGGGGTATGGCCGGCCGCTCCAGGCGCGTCCGCGCGGCAAGGTGAGCTCGGGTGGTTCCGACGACACGGAGGCGGAGCCGTCGCTGCCGCACCTGGGGGTGGAGGAGTGCGTGCGCTACACGCTCACGTTGGAGCCGGACGTGGCGCTGCTGGGCATGAGCTTCCCCAACGAACAGGACGCGGCGCTCCATGCCGCGGCGGCCTTCCAGCCCCTCACCTCCGCGCAGATGGCGGATGTGCGCCGGCGCGCGGTACAGGCCATCGAGGGCAAGGGCTCCGTGTGGTGGAACCCCTGA
- a CDS encoding response regulator transcription factor: MKPRVLIVDDSWSMRQTLRLLLSPDFECALAEDGASALVQARQQPPDIIVSDVNMAGMDGYELCLRVRSEPPPLQRVPFVFLSGLAPLPGMVQSSDVYLVKPVQPAVLIARMHELLQPRTLAVAQGQG, encoded by the coding sequence GTGAAACCCAGGGTCCTGATCGTGGATGACTCGTGGTCCATGCGCCAGACGCTGCGGCTGTTGCTCTCCCCGGACTTCGAATGCGCCCTCGCCGAGGATGGGGCCTCCGCGCTCGTACAGGCCCGCCAGCAACCGCCCGACATCATCGTGTCGGACGTGAACATGGCGGGCATGGACGGGTACGAGCTGTGCCTCCGGGTGCGCTCCGAGCCGCCTCCGCTCCAGCGGGTGCCCTTCGTCTTCCTCAGTGGCCTGGCGCCCCTGCCCGGCATGGTCCAGTCCTCGGACGTCTACCTCGTCAAGCCGGTGCAGCCCGCCGTCCTCATCGCGCGGATGCACGAGCTGCTCCAGCCCCGGACCCTCGCCGTGGCCCAGGGCCAGGGCTGA
- a CDS encoding thioredoxin family protein encodes MAVVSLDGRSFGPALVRPGILLIGWWAKWCAPCCVLGPDVARVAQQHPDITFALVDVDAEPELAEVLGVQTMPALMVFRDGFLLLNHVGPVPEPLLEDLVRQARALDMDGVRHEVAEYRASNARVRIGQHGG; translated from the coding sequence ATGGCGGTGGTGTCCCTGGATGGCAGGAGCTTCGGACCGGCGCTGGTGAGGCCCGGCATCCTGCTCATTGGTTGGTGGGCGAAGTGGTGCGCGCCCTGCTGCGTCCTCGGTCCTGATGTCGCGCGGGTGGCCCAGCAACACCCGGACATCACCTTCGCGCTGGTGGACGTGGACGCGGAACCGGAGCTGGCGGAGGTACTTGGTGTACAGACGATGCCCGCGCTGATGGTGTTCCGCGATGGCTTCCTGTTGCTCAACCACGTCGGGCCCGTGCCGGAGCCGCTGCTGGAGGACCTCGTCCGGCAGGCTCGCGCGCTGGACATGGACGGCGTGCGGCACGAGGTGGCGGAGTACCGCGCCAGCAACGCGCGCGTGAGGATCGGCCAACACGGGGGGTGA
- a CDS encoding S1 family peptidase, with the protein MRAKRLSGLAGVLAMVMLAACGSAKKQEDPSLDFRALKDATVTLFPGHCAGVVVADGRHALTAAHCIDVIPGGRQPVVLRNGHLLSGVVKIVDPVRDLAVIRFDEQAPVHPLPVATSLPTPGEGLLFAGRNDRPGEPQEVELKRLGRCPSLPGVPQALFTSLHGEKGDSGAPVVDHRLQVVGLVHGGAACSIAAPTAEIASLVDTLVAEVARPDSQQGVGGSGSAGQ; encoded by the coding sequence ATGCGCGCGAAGAGACTTTCGGGTCTGGCCGGTGTCCTGGCAATGGTGATGCTGGCGGCCTGCGGCTCGGCGAAGAAGCAGGAGGACCCGTCGCTGGACTTCCGGGCCCTCAAGGACGCCACGGTGACGCTCTTCCCCGGGCACTGCGCGGGCGTGGTCGTCGCGGATGGGCGCCATGCCCTCACCGCCGCGCACTGCATCGACGTCATTCCCGGAGGGCGTCAGCCCGTGGTGCTGCGCAACGGGCATCTGCTGAGCGGCGTGGTGAAGATCGTCGACCCCGTGCGAGACCTCGCCGTCATCCGCTTCGACGAGCAGGCCCCGGTGCACCCCCTGCCCGTGGCCACCTCGCTGCCCACCCCCGGCGAGGGACTCCTCTTCGCCGGCCGCAACGACCGTCCCGGCGAGCCCCAGGAAGTGGAGCTGAAGCGGCTCGGGCGCTGCCCCTCCCTGCCCGGCGTGCCCCAGGCGCTCTTCACCAGCCTGCATGGAGAGAAGGGCGACTCCGGCGCGCCCGTGGTGGACCACCGCCTCCAGGTGGTGGGGCTGGTGCACGGAGGCGCGGCGTGCAGCATCGCGGCCCCCACCGCGGAGATCGCCTCCCTGGTGGACACGCTCGTGGCGGAGGTGGCCCGGCCCGACTCCCAGCAGGGTGTCGGCGGCAGCGGAAGCGCCGGCCAGTAG
- a CDS encoding NAD-dependent epimerase/dehydratase family protein yields MELKGKVALVTGANGFVGSFIVRRLVEEGLRVRALVRRPEADAEVRALGAEPVRGDPADARSAREAVAGAQVVVHCAATGSDDLAEAMRVNAEGTEAMLEAARAAGCERFVHISTVAVYDMAKADPLDEGAPLVKEGRAYSVSKAEGDRRVLAAIERGLPAVILRPPCILGVHPTSTWGHIVPRSIAAGRFPLPLGGEGHFFYVHVRNLAEAVVLCLRSEAAVGQVFDIADGQSTWGRYAAHFRTEPLPPVPESQAPNFLSYRGRFPAEKIRRVLGYTPRYSFEEVMRETQQALGS; encoded by the coding sequence ATGGAGCTGAAAGGGAAGGTAGCGCTCGTGACGGGCGCGAATGGGTTCGTGGGCTCTTTCATCGTGCGGCGGTTGGTGGAGGAGGGCCTGCGGGTGCGTGCGCTGGTGCGGCGCCCCGAGGCCGACGCGGAGGTGAGGGCCCTGGGCGCGGAGCCGGTGCGGGGAGACCCGGCGGATGCGAGGTCCGCGCGGGAGGCGGTCGCGGGAGCGCAGGTGGTGGTGCACTGCGCGGCCACGGGCAGCGATGACCTGGCCGAGGCGATGCGGGTCAACGCGGAGGGCACCGAGGCGATGCTGGAGGCCGCGAGGGCCGCGGGCTGCGAGCGCTTCGTGCACATCTCCACCGTGGCCGTGTACGACATGGCGAAGGCCGACCCCCTCGACGAGGGCGCGCCCCTGGTGAAGGAGGGCCGGGCGTACTCGGTGAGCAAGGCGGAGGGAGATCGGCGGGTGCTCGCGGCCATCGAGCGGGGCCTGCCTGCCGTCATCCTGCGCCCGCCGTGCATCCTGGGCGTGCACCCCACGTCCACCTGGGGCCATATCGTTCCCCGCTCCATCGCCGCCGGGCGGTTCCCGCTGCCCCTGGGAGGCGAGGGCCACTTCTTCTACGTCCACGTGCGCAACCTGGCCGAGGCGGTCGTCTTGTGTCTGCGCTCGGAGGCCGCCGTGGGGCAGGTGTTCGACATCGCCGACGGGCAGAGCACCTGGGGCCGCTACGCCGCGCACTTCCGCACCGAGCCGCTCCCCCCGGTTCCGGAGTCACAGGCGCCGAACTTCCTGAGCTACCGCGGGCGCTTCCCGGCGGAGAAGATCCGGCGCGTGCTGGGCTACACGCCCCGGTACTCCTTCGAGGAGGTCATGCGCGAGACCCAGCAGGCGCTCGGCTCATGA